In Flavobacteriales bacterium, the genomic stretch CCTCGAATGGCCGCTTTTTGTTCCTCGTTTTCGGCTTGAGCCAAAGCGCGTATGAGTCCGTTCCGCAGGAAACCGTTCCGCAACACTTCCAAAATAGTGATGATGCTGATGACCAGCGCATAGACACCGAATTCTGCCTTCGGCAGGATGCGCACCAAGATCATGAATCCGAACAGTCCGAAGAACATCACGCTGAAGCGCTGGCGCAGGGTGTAGATGCCCGAGCGCATCCAGTAGTTGCTTTTTATTTTAGATGCGATGCCCATCAATCGAGAAAGCGTTCGTACTCGGTTCCGCGAAGCACCTGCTCCACTTCATCGGCATTGGCAATAAAGCCCGAGAGCTTTTTGGTGGTGATCTTTTTGAGTCCGGCCTTGGGCTCGTGGTAATGGAGCTTCAGAAAATGAAACACCTTACTCATGGTTTCGGGGTGCTTGGCCTTGTCTTCGAGGTCGTCTTCGTACGAAACCGGCAAGTAAGTGAGTCCGTCGAGCACTTGGGCTTCGAATTGGTCGAGCGAAGCGGAGCGGCCCAATTGTACTTTGAGGTCTTCGACGTCGAGGGTCATTTTTTCGAGTGGACCGGTGGAGCTACCTTTTTTTGCGTGGTACGCCATGCGGTGTTCGACATATAGTCGCGAAAGCACCTGGCGCAGGTTGTTGTGTCGGCGAAGGTGAATGAGCTTGTATCCATCGTCGATGAGCGACTGCAAAAAGGCCTTGGGGTCATCGAAGTCGTGGAGATCGCGCAGCTGATAGCTGAGGAGTTTGAATCCGTATACCGATTTAGGTGATAGCCGCTCGCGGGTGCGAATCCGCCCGAGAGGGCGCGCTACTTTTTTGTTTAGAGTTTCGCCATCGCAAAAGAGGTCGGGGTGCGAGTTCATGAGGCTCACCAGCAGGGTGGTACCCGAGCGGCCCTTACCGAAGAAAACGAATTTAGCCGTGGGTGTTCGTTTACGGCCCATGGCCTTGAGGGCGTCGATCGATTGCAGGACGTAGCCGACAACGTGAATGCTCAGCCATTTACGAGACTGAAAAACGAACAGTTAAAGCGACATGGTAGGTGGCTTTGGTTCCACCTACTGTACGAGTTATTTGAACTTTTGGAGAATCCGGTCGAGCGAAAGAATGGAGGTTCCGGCTTGCAAGTGGTAAGCGTGAAGTCCGGCCGCTTTGGCTCCCTCTACGTGCTGCGGCGAGTCGTCGATGAACAGCGTTTCGTCGGCTTCCATGGCGCGGTCTTCGAGGATCTCTTCGAAGATCTCGATCTCCGGCTTGCGGTACCCTACCAGGTGGCTGTAGTACGTACTTTCGAAAAGGTATTCGAACTCCGTATACTCGTGGCCGAACTTCTCGTAAATGGCCTCGAGGTGCAATTCATTCGTATTGCTCAACAGCACAATGCGATAATCTTCGCGTACCGTATCAAGGAAGTTGATGTGCTTTTCCGGCAGGTCGAGCAACATGGCGTTCCAGGCCTTGTCGATATCGGCGTCGGCGAGGCCCTTTCCGCTGGCTTCGCGAATAGCATCGCGGAATTCCTCGGTGCTGAGGTCGCCCGTTTCGAAAAGGTCGAAGGTTTCGGTTTGTTGGAGTTGAGAATAGACTTCATCGAAGTTTTCGAAGCTCAAATCTTTGAAGGCTTTCTCGGTTCGGCGGTAGTCGATATCGAGTAAAACCCCGCCTAGATCAAAAATAATATTCCGGATCATCCATGATGAATTACGCTACGCAAGATAAAAGATGCTCGGGGAACTTTGCAATACCCTACGATTAAATTGAAGATGCGGCATTTATACTGCGTTGTATGTGATCGAATTGTACTTGAACGGCGCGGTCTGCGGGGAAGTCCACAGCATACGAGCGAAACAGCTCCAATGCTCGTTGATGCTCCCCGGATAGCCGTAAACTCAGAGCTTCCTGGTATCGCTGGCGGAATTCCACCACGCGCCGGTGGTGCGGATCCTGCACATCGAGCAGCTCGTATATACGGATCAGTCCCACACGCCCTTTTACCAGAGTTTCGTCGAGAAAGCGATACTCGAGCTTGTCGATCTCGACCTCTGCTTTGAACTCTTCGGTGAATATGATGCTTAAGCCATATATCTTGGTCAGGTGCTCTACCCTGCTCGCGGTATTCACGGCATCGCTGATCACAGTACCCTCCATCCGTTGCGACTCGCCCACTACCCCGAGGATCATTTCGCCATAGTGCAGGCCTATACCGAAGCGATAGGGAGATTCTTCGTCGTTGATGCTCCTCTTCATGGCCAGTGCTGCGTTCATGATATTGTTTTCGCGCACCGAAAACAGCGCCATGATGGCATCGCCGATGTATTTGTCAATAAATCCGTGGTTTTCGCGAATGAGCGGAGCACTTTTGCTGAGTACGCTATTGACCGGGCGAAACGTGTCGCTGGCCGTTTTACCCTCGGCGATGGTCGAAAAATTGCGCAGGTCGGCGAACATAACCCCCATTTTCGTTTCCTGACTATCGCCCAATTTGATCTTGGTGATGTCGGGCGTACCCAATAACTGCAAAAA encodes the following:
- a CDS encoding adenylate/guanylate cyclase domain-containing protein, translated to MVGILLIMGFYYFGIWLYRLDDKGPLYFALMCFGWGLRELLGPETLMFKLFPGFPYAIGLRILYVLFPFILLMFLRFIDDFFPGKVKRWLIQLTSVVLVLDALFIALSPTQVFSSNLLVILPLALVIHTYALYVLILGVRARRTGSVLFLFGMIVMGFCFVNDLLVDLSIWQGGFIFPIGFAVSILYQSLVPAIRFSKSFDDVERLNARLVTVGNAQSRFVPTEFLQLLGTPDITKIKLGDSQETKMGVMFADLRNFSTIAEGKTASDTFRPVNSVLSKSAPLIRENHGFIDKYIGDAIMALFSVRENNIMNAALAMKRSINDEESPYRFGIGLHYGEMILGVVGESQRMEGTVISDAVNTASRVEHLTKIYGLSIIFTEEFKAEVEIDKLEYRFLDETLVKGRVGLIRIYELLDVQDPHHRRVVEFRQRYQEALSLRLSGEHQRALELFRSYAVDFPADRAVQVQFDHIQRSINAASSI
- a CDS encoding HAD family phosphatase, which gives rise to MIRNIIFDLGGVLLDIDYRRTEKAFKDLSFENFDEVYSQLQQTETFDLFETGDLSTEEFRDAIREASGKGLADADIDKAWNAMLLDLPEKHINFLDTVREDYRIVLLSNTNELHLEAIYEKFGHEYTEFEYLFESTYYSHLVGYRKPEIEIFEEILEDRAMEADETLFIDDSPQHVEGAKAAGLHAYHLQAGTSILSLDRILQKFK